The genomic region ATATTTACTCTTCAGTTCCCCAAGAGGTTGAGCGAAAATTGACATTTACCGCGTAGCGGACAGTCTCTGCAATTTGGTTTTGTCGCCCTACAAACCTCAGCCCCGAAATCGATCAGCGTCAAATTCCATCTATCGGTTTCCCGCTTGAGGGCAACAGCTTGGGCTACCGACCACAGAAAAGCGTCGCGCCTTTCAATTTTTGTCCCGTCAAATCCGAAGAAGCGTCGTAGAATGCGAGCGACGTTGACATCTAAAACAGCCAATGGATGACCGTAGGCGTTGGCACATACAGCCCTGGCCGTATATTTGCCGACACCGGGCAACTTTAATAGTTCTTCCTCCGAGTCCGGTAACTCGCCACCGTAGAGTGCGATGGCCGTTATTGCCAGTCGCTTCAAATTCGCGGCTCTACTCCGCAGTCCCAAGGGTCGCATTAGGTCGGATAACTCGTGTTCACGGGCTTGTGATAAAGTCATCAGTGTCGGATAGCGTCGTAGGAACTCCAAGTAGACCGGCGCGACGGTACGGGCGGAGGTGCGTTGAAGCAAGATTTCCGCTATCAGGATGGCGTAGGGATCGCGGGTGTGCCTCCAGGGGAAATCTCTAAAGTTCCTCTCTCCCCACTTCCTGAGCTTTTTACGCAAATAAGCCTTGAGCTTGCCGTCTACCAGGGCGGAGAGTCGCTTTTCCTCCAAGATTCTCAAGCGTTCCAGTCCGGATGAGACAAACTGGCCGTCATAAATCGTTAAATATAGTTATATTCGTTTAATAATTTCAATATACTGCCAATAGTATTGTTTTGCATCCCTCAAAAGACTTAATGCTGAGGTCGGTTAGAGGAGAGAGTAAAACTGTATTGTTTTTGGGATAAGCGATCGCTTTCCTAAAGGATAATGAGTAAAGTTCAATT from Gloeothece citriformis PCC 7424 harbors:
- a CDS encoding A/G-specific adenine glycosylase, with product MEEKRLSALVDGKLKAYLRKKLRKWGERNFRDFPWRHTRDPYAILIAEILLQRTSARTVAPVYLEFLRRYPTLMTLSQAREHELSDLMRPLGLRSRAANLKRLAITAIALYGGELPDSEEELLKLPGVGKYTARAVCANAYGHPLAVLDVNVARILRRFFGFDGTKIERRDAFLWSVAQAVALKRETDRWNLTLIDFGAEVCRATKPNCRDCPLRGKCQFSLNLLGN